ACATCGAGCAGACCGTCCTCGACATCGGCCGCGGGGGCGACCTTCATCCCGCCGCCGAAGGCTCGACCGTTGGCGACGCACACGAGCATGCCGTCGATCTCGCGCTCGACCCCGTCGATGGTCAGCTCGTAGTGGATCGGCCCGAAGACCGGCAGCTCACGCAGGATGGCGAGGTTGTACCGCTGCGGACCGCGCGGCCAGAGCATGGTGTTGGCGCGTTCGTTGACCACGGCGTCGAATCCGCAGGAGAGGACGCCGAGATAGTCACGCACCCGCTCCCCGTCGTCGGTGAGCACTCGTCCGAGGTCCATGCGCCGGACTCCGCCGGCGAGGATCCGTCGCACAGCGGCGTCGACGTCCTGGACGGGAAGGCCCAGCTCGCGGGCGTTGTCATTGCCGGTGCCCACGGCCACGATGCCCAGTGGCACATCGGTGTCGGCGCAGATGTTGGCGCCCAGACCGGCCACACCATCACCTCCGGCGACGACGAGCAGGTCGATGTCGCCGCTCGCGACGGCGGCACGTGCCTTGCCCTCCGCTCGCGACGCGTCCAGGCCGGTGA
The genomic region above belongs to Janibacter limosus and contains:
- a CDS encoding YegS/Rv2252/BmrU family lipid kinase, which produces MTRVTAERIGLLINPTAGKHRGEQVGTRVADLLEAAGRQVVDLTGLDASRAEGKARAAVASGDIDLLVVAGGDGVAGLGANICADTDVPLGIVAVGTGNDNARELGLPVQDVDAAVRRILAGGVRRMDLGRVLTDDGERVRDYLGVLSCGFDAVVNERANTMLWPRGPQRYNLAILRELPVFGPIHYELTIDGVEREIDGMLVCVANGRAFGGGMKVAPAADVEDGLLDVVIVHDIPMATFLSVFPKVFKGTHTSHPAVEIVRGASIRIATERIVSYADGERVAPLPLTVEAAPGALSIVR